In Chryseobacterium gleum, a single genomic region encodes these proteins:
- a CDS encoding bestrophin family protein: MLLNKRISVWYFVKQIKFQIVLIVSFAFLIGFLDDIDFLKKITIPLSIPALLGTAVSLLLAFRTAQSYERWWEARTVWGAIVNDSRSFMRLIKQFFPNSENDTSEFAERHIIWLNALGESLRKVPFSIRVREYLESQNINALNIPNALLDKHSDHLRKLAEQENLSEYKLVQMNDMVIRFCDSMGKCERLKNTVFPRAYSILLHTLIYVFAFLLPFGLEDSQLGVEIATTIIVPVIFIAIEKTAIIMQDPFENTPVDTPMTSLAKTIEINLLQMIGEKNVPVKEVSTSYYEM; encoded by the coding sequence ATGCTTTTAAACAAAAGAATTTCGGTTTGGTATTTTGTTAAACAGATTAAATTTCAGATCGTTTTGATTGTCAGCTTTGCTTTTCTAATAGGCTTTTTAGACGACATTGATTTTTTGAAAAAAATTACCATACCATTGAGTATTCCTGCACTTTTAGGAACTGCTGTCTCTTTACTTTTAGCATTCAGGACTGCACAATCTTATGAAAGATGGTGGGAAGCAAGAACCGTTTGGGGCGCTATTGTGAATGATTCAAGATCATTTATGAGATTAATAAAACAATTTTTCCCTAACTCAGAAAACGATACATCTGAGTTTGCAGAACGACATATCATCTGGCTGAATGCTTTAGGAGAAAGTTTAAGAAAAGTACCTTTTTCAATAAGAGTAAGAGAATACTTAGAATCGCAAAACATCAATGCTTTAAATATTCCCAATGCCCTTTTAGATAAACATTCTGATCACCTTAGGAAATTGGCAGAACAGGAGAATTTATCTGAATACAAATTGGTACAGATGAACGATATGGTCATCAGGTTTTGTGACAGTATGGGAAAATGTGAGCGTTTAAAAAATACTGTTTTCCCTCGTGCCTACAGCATTTTGCTGCATACATTGATTTACGTTTTTGCATTTCTTCTGCCATTTGGACTGGAAGACTCACAACTTGGTGTTGAGATTGCCACGACAATTATTGTACCTGTGATTTTTATAGCTATTGAGAAAACAGCAATCATAATGCAGGACCCCTTTGAAAATACACCGGTAGATACTCCAATGACATCATTAGCAAAAACAATTGAAATCAATCTTTTGCAAATGATCGGAGAGAAGAATGTACCAGTTAAAGAAGTGAGTACAAGCTATTATGAAATGTAG